One region of Agrobacterium tumefaciens genomic DNA includes:
- a CDS encoding bleomycin resistance protein, translating into MTIIRNALVPELAVSDWQKSRAFYCDLIGFHVVYERAEEGFAYLALGDAQLMIDQIGATRTFVAENAALEFPLGRGMNLQLAVPSLLPILARLERASIDLVLPSEEKWYRRGTVEVGNRQFIVADPDGYLLRPFESLGERPFRFG; encoded by the coding sequence ATGACCATCATACGAAATGCCCTCGTCCCGGAACTAGCCGTCAGCGACTGGCAGAAAAGCCGCGCTTTTTATTGCGACCTGATCGGTTTTCATGTGGTTTATGAGCGCGCCGAAGAGGGCTTTGCCTATCTGGCGCTGGGTGATGCGCAGCTGATGATCGACCAGATCGGTGCGACCCGGACCTTCGTGGCGGAAAATGCAGCGCTTGAATTTCCGCTGGGCCGCGGCATGAATCTGCAACTTGCCGTTCCTTCCCTGCTGCCCATCCTCGCGCGGCTTGAGCGGGCCTCGATCGATCTTGTCCTGCCGTCAGAGGAAAAATGGTACAGGCGCGGCACAGTCGAGGTCGGTAACCGGCAATTCATCGTTGCCGATCCGGACGGTTACCTGCTCCGCCCGTTCGAAAGCCTCGGCGAACGCCCCTTCCGGTTCGGTTGA
- the tldD gene encoding metalloprotease TldD — protein sequence MTNDLVNLFDCDETQLRKLVAEALTGADDGELFIEHAQAESLTFDNGRLKGGSFNTDQGFGLRAVAGETVGYAHAGELSQAALKRASDAVGAVTRGYSGSYAAAPQRTNKKLYGDENPIGSPSFEEKVKLLTDIDAYLRDKDANVRQVTATISASWQVVDILRADGHRVSDVRPMTRINISVVAGAGDRQESGSYGIGGRVGFGDFITTENWQRGADEALRQALVNLTAVDAPAGTMDVVLGSGWPGVMLHEAVGHGLEGDFNRKKTSAFAGLMGEMVAAPGVTVVDDGTIDSRRGSLTVDDEGTPSAYNVLIENGRLVGYMQDRQNARLMGAKATGNGRRQGYAYVPMPRMTNTYMLSGDKTPEEIISSVKKGIYAVSFGGGQVDITSGKFVFGCTEAYLIENGKIGAPVKGAMLIGNGPDAMKRVSMIGNDSKLDTGIGNCGKAGQWVPVGVGQPHLRMDQITVGGTKA from the coding sequence ATGACCAACGACCTTGTAAATCTCTTCGATTGCGACGAGACGCAGTTGCGCAAGCTGGTCGCGGAAGCGCTCACCGGCGCAGACGATGGCGAGTTGTTCATCGAACATGCGCAGGCCGAATCGCTGACCTTCGACAACGGCCGCCTCAAGGGCGGCTCCTTCAATACCGACCAGGGTTTTGGCCTGCGCGCCGTTGCCGGCGAGACCGTTGGCTACGCCCATGCGGGCGAGCTGTCGCAGGCTGCGCTGAAGCGAGCTTCGGATGCGGTTGGCGCCGTGACCAGAGGGTATTCCGGTTCCTATGCCGCAGCCCCGCAGCGCACTAACAAAAAGCTCTATGGCGACGAAAACCCGATCGGCAGCCCGAGCTTCGAGGAGAAGGTGAAACTTCTCACCGATATCGACGCCTATTTGCGCGACAAAGACGCGAATGTCCGACAGGTGACGGCGACGATTTCCGCAAGCTGGCAGGTAGTGGATATTCTGCGCGCCGATGGCCATCGCGTCAGCGATGTCAGGCCCATGACCCGTATCAATATTTCCGTGGTCGCAGGTGCAGGCGACAGGCAGGAAAGCGGCTCCTACGGCATTGGCGGCCGCGTCGGCTTTGGCGATTTCATTACCACGGAGAACTGGCAGCGCGGTGCGGACGAAGCGCTGCGCCAGGCGCTCGTCAACCTGACCGCCGTCGATGCGCCGGCCGGCACCATGGATGTGGTTCTCGGCTCCGGCTGGCCCGGCGTCATGCTGCATGAGGCTGTGGGCCATGGCCTCGAAGGCGATTTCAACCGCAAGAAAACCTCGGCCTTTGCCGGCCTGATGGGCGAGATGGTGGCAGCCCCGGGTGTTACTGTGGTGGATGACGGCACCATCGACAGCCGCCGTGGTTCGCTCACCGTCGACGACGAGGGAACACCGTCGGCCTATAATGTGCTGATCGAGAACGGCAGGCTGGTGGGATACATGCAGGACCGCCAGAACGCCCGGCTGATGGGTGCAAAGGCGACAGGCAATGGCCGCCGGCAGGGTTATGCCTATGTGCCGATGCCGCGCATGACCAACACCTACATGCTGTCAGGCGACAAGACGCCCGAGGAGATCATCTCCTCCGTCAAGAAGGGCATCTATGCCGTTTCCTTCGGTGGCGGTCAGGTGGATATCACATCAGGCAAGTTCGTGTTCGGCTGCACCGAGGCTTATCTCATCGAGAACGGCAAGATCGGCGCGCCGGTGAAGGGTGCAATGCTGATCGGCAACGGGCCGGACGCAATGAAGCGCGTCTCGATGATCGGCAACGATTCGAAACTGGACACCGGCATCGGCAATTGCGGCAAGGCCGGGCAATGGGTGCCGGTTGGCGTCGGCCAGCCGCATCTGCGCATGGACCAGATCACCGTCGGCGGCACGAAGGCGTAG
- a CDS encoding pyrophosphohydrolase domain-containing protein, whose amino-acid sequence MLAVLMRQFEAASQKYAEENGIVRDPDWYMLKLQEEVGEVTQAWNRLTGRGRSKDRSEEEMKLDLADETADLLGHVLLLAHYNGLDIEASIERKWRFTPSV is encoded by the coding sequence ATGCTTGCTGTCTTGATGCGCCAGTTTGAAGCTGCCTCACAGAAATACGCTGAGGAAAATGGGATCGTCCGCGATCCCGACTGGTATATGCTGAAGCTCCAGGAGGAGGTTGGTGAGGTCACGCAGGCCTGGAACCGGCTGACGGGGCGTGGGCGCAGCAAAGACAGAAGCGAAGAGGAGATGAAACTCGATCTTGCCGACGAAACCGCCGATCTCCTCGGCCACGTTTTGCTGCTCGCCCATTATAACGGTCTCGACATCGAAGCATCGATAGAGCGCAAGTGGCGTTTTACACCGTCGGTTTGA
- a CDS encoding RT0821/Lpp0805 family surface protein produces the protein MVTVIAKSNSRTKGLLSSIAEVSAIVSMLVVLSGCVSLDLFGGDKVDRSLSTASVPNQPNNNPQTDDATIRNAVTSADLTKLAEQPLPWANAATGSAGVVTTIHEDKSSGFVCRDFKTTRHSFEGVASYAGQACLSETGEWLLTRFEQK, from the coding sequence ATGGTGACCGTCATAGCAAAGTCGAACAGTCGAACAAAGGGCCTCCTTTCATCGATAGCGGAAGTTTCCGCCATCGTGTCAATGCTTGTGGTGCTGAGCGGATGCGTCAGCCTTGACCTGTTCGGCGGCGACAAGGTCGATCGCTCGCTTTCCACCGCCTCCGTTCCCAACCAGCCCAATAATAACCCGCAGACCGACGACGCGACCATCCGCAATGCGGTCACATCGGCGGATCTCACCAAACTCGCGGAACAGCCCCTGCCCTGGGCCAATGCCGCAACCGGCAGCGCCGGTGTCGTCACCACCATTCACGAAGACAAGTCCAGCGGTTTCGTCTGCCGCGATTTCAAGACGACACGCCACTCTTTCGAAGGTGTGGCGAGTTATGCCGGACAGGCCTGCCTGTCGGAAACCGGCGAATGGTTACTCACCCGCTTCGAACAGAAATAA
- a CDS encoding HAD family hydrolase yields MLPFLPHAVVFDMDGLLIESETLYRDSFLAASDEGGHGMRVETYQKVCGSPWDVITGTIFADYGADFPIDSFRDAWLRHLAVMMAEGVALKPGVVEILDLLDRLDIRRAIATSSRHDSVTRHLGPYDLLKRFDTIVARGDYSEPKPSPMPYLTAAKRLGIDPGRCLALEDSWHGVRSASSAGMMTIMVPDVAPPTEEMREKCIAVSSDLHAVAGLLQEAPLSEA; encoded by the coding sequence ATGCTGCCTTTTCTCCCGCATGCAGTCGTTTTCGACATGGATGGATTGCTGATCGAAAGCGAGACGCTTTATCGCGATTCCTTTCTGGCCGCGTCAGATGAGGGCGGCCACGGAATGCGGGTCGAGACCTATCAGAAGGTCTGCGGCAGCCCGTGGGATGTCATTACCGGCACCATTTTCGCCGATTATGGCGCGGATTTTCCGATCGACAGCTTCCGTGACGCCTGGCTCCGGCATCTTGCCGTGATGATGGCGGAAGGCGTGGCGCTGAAACCCGGCGTCGTCGAAATCCTCGATCTTCTCGACAGGCTCGATATACGCCGCGCCATCGCCACCTCCTCGAGGCACGATTCCGTCACGCGCCATCTCGGCCCCTATGACCTGCTCAAACGTTTCGATACCATCGTCGCCCGCGGCGACTATTCGGAGCCGAAGCCGTCGCCCATGCCATATCTTACTGCCGCAAAACGTCTCGGCATCGATCCGGGTCGTTGCCTGGCGCTGGAGGATTCCTGGCACGGCGTGCGCTCCGCCTCCTCGGCGGGCATGATGACGATCATGGTGCCGGATGTCGCGCCGCCGACCGAGGAAATGCGGGAAAAATGTATCGCCGTTTCAAGCGATCTTCATGCGGTTGCCGGTCTCCTGCAAGAGGCGCCGTTATCAGAGGCATGA
- a CDS encoding sulfite exporter TauE/SafE family protein: MPLLDFFPALITAHSPTLLALFAGAAFLAGLARGFSGFGAALIFIPLASAIVGPRIASVVLLMVDGVLTLGMIPPAWRMADRREVFTMAAGALVGVPLGTLLLSGGDPLTLRWIISIVVVVLLLFLVSGWRYSGRPKTPLTLFTGLVAGLFSGAAQLGGPPIVAYWLGGALKGAFVRANVILYFAISTVISATSYFFGGLFTADVFVFFLLALPFYGAGLYAGARLHGLADEAAFRRICYGLIAISAVIGLPLFDSLLK; this comes from the coding sequence ATGCCTCTCCTCGATTTTTTCCCGGCTCTCATCACCGCGCATAGTCCGACGCTGCTCGCCTTGTTTGCGGGCGCCGCCTTTCTCGCCGGACTTGCCCGCGGCTTTTCCGGCTTTGGTGCGGCCCTCATCTTCATTCCGCTGGCAAGCGCCATTGTCGGCCCGCGCATCGCCTCGGTGGTTCTTCTTATGGTGGACGGCGTTTTGACGCTCGGCATGATACCGCCGGCCTGGCGCATGGCCGACCGGCGTGAAGTCTTCACCATGGCAGCCGGTGCGCTTGTCGGTGTCCCGCTTGGAACGCTGCTGCTTTCCGGCGGGGATCCGCTCACCCTGCGCTGGATCATTTCCATCGTGGTTGTCGTGCTGCTGTTATTTCTCGTTTCCGGCTGGCGTTACAGCGGCCGGCCGAAAACGCCGCTCACCCTGTTCACCGGGCTTGTTGCCGGGCTGTTTTCAGGTGCGGCGCAACTGGGCGGTCCACCCATCGTCGCCTATTGGCTTGGCGGCGCCCTCAAGGGCGCTTTCGTGCGCGCCAATGTCATTCTCTATTTCGCGATTTCGACCGTGATATCCGCCACCAGCTATTTTTTTGGTGGCCTGTTCACCGCTGACGTCTTTGTTTTTTTCCTGCTGGCCCTGCCGTTTTACGGGGCGGGTCTTTATGCCGGTGCGCGGCTGCACGGGCTTGCCGACGAGGCGGCGTTCAGGCGCATCTGCTACGGCCTGATCGCCATTTCCGCCGTCATCGGCCTGCCGCTATTTGATTCGCTGCTGAAATAG
- the pdxH gene encoding pyridoxamine 5'-phosphate oxidase yields the protein MSETGLTSSDFTEENEPFTLFAEWLKDATASEINDPNAVALATVDENGLPNVRMVLLKDVDDRGFVFYTNFESQKGREILGQKKAAMCFHWKSLRRQVRLRGEVEIVTDAEADSYYASRPRGSRIGAWASKQSRPLEGRFALEKAVAEYTAKYAIGDIPRPSYWSGFRIRPVSIEFWHDRKFRLHDRVEFRRETPDEPWSKVRMYP from the coding sequence ATGTCGGAAACGGGGTTAACATCCAGTGACTTCACTGAAGAAAATGAACCGTTCACGCTTTTTGCCGAATGGCTGAAGGACGCGACGGCCTCCGAAATCAACGATCCGAACGCGGTAGCACTCGCAACCGTCGATGAAAACGGCCTGCCGAATGTGCGCATGGTGCTGCTGAAGGACGTCGACGATCGCGGCTTCGTTTTCTATACGAATTTCGAAAGCCAGAAGGGGCGCGAGATCCTGGGCCAGAAAAAAGCGGCCATGTGTTTCCACTGGAAAAGCCTGCGCCGGCAGGTGCGTCTGCGCGGCGAGGTGGAGATCGTTACCGACGCGGAAGCGGATAGCTATTACGCCTCGCGTCCGCGCGGAAGCCGCATCGGCGCCTGGGCGTCGAAGCAGTCGCGGCCGCTGGAAGGCCGGTTTGCGCTGGAAAAGGCGGTTGCCGAATACACCGCGAAATATGCGATCGGCGATATTCCGCGCCCCTCCTACTGGTCCGGTTTCCGCATTCGCCCGGTCAGCATCGAGTTCTGGCACGACCGCAAGTTCCGCCTGCACGACCGTGTCGAATTCCGCCGCGAGACGCCGGATGAACCGTGGTCCAAGGTCCGCATGTATCCTTGA
- a CDS encoding invasion associated locus B family protein: protein MRLSPLARTFLAAAGLAIIAPAAAALAQQQPPGTPKSTHGAWSVICDKPAGASEDQCALMQNVIADDRPEVGLSVVVLKTADRKSRILRILAPLGVLLKDGMELYIDNNNIGRAYFTRCFSEGCYVEVDIDDELLKVLRAGKNAVFALRESVDQDRVGIPIELTGFAEGYDALP from the coding sequence ATGCGTCTTTCCCCGCTCGCGCGCACTTTTCTTGCCGCCGCCGGTCTTGCCATCATCGCTCCCGCCGCAGCGGCGCTGGCGCAACAGCAGCCGCCCGGAACGCCGAAGTCGACGCATGGAGCATGGTCGGTGATCTGCGACAAGCCGGCAGGCGCATCCGAAGATCAATGCGCCCTGATGCAGAACGTGATTGCCGACGACCGCCCAGAAGTGGGGCTTTCGGTGGTGGTCCTGAAAACCGCGGACCGCAAGTCGCGCATCCTGCGTATCCTCGCACCGCTTGGCGTGCTCCTGAAGGACGGCATGGAGCTTTATATCGACAACAACAATATTGGCCGCGCCTATTTCACCCGCTGCTTCTCCGAAGGCTGCTATGTCGAGGTCGATATTGACGACGAGCTGCTGAAGGTTCTGCGCGCCGGCAAGAACGCGGTTTTCGCGCTGCGTGAATCCGTCGATCAGGATCGTGTCGGTATTCCGATCGAGCTCACCGGCTTTGCCGAAGGCTACGACGCGCTTCCTTAA